A single window of Rubripirellula lacrimiformis DNA harbors:
- a CDS encoding DUF1552 domain-containing protein — MALPWMESIPVWGRETVVGNDPIAAPKRFAALFMGCGINSDHWWAKGSGESMELGKSLEPMDSIKHKMNFVTGLFNENATGVGIHPGQTGNILSGASLKKGSELRGGISMDQMLANHFQEQTAVPSLVLGCEQPTTGYHETNFSMAYSSHISWQNATSPVPMEVYPSLAFDALFDNQGSRRNQSILDRVGEDARSLSRQISSVDRAKLDEYLNSVREVERRAAAMRASRDKAQSRAKDHGVPIEMMARPDDGLPEDIRDHMQLMCDIVAIGFQTDKSRVATLLLNRDLSGLFYPFLDVASTHHSASHSDKSDEYERISRYYCSQYAYLAKKLDAMSEGDGTVLDHSCLMFISNMWSGNAHDSSKVPLLLTGGLSGSLETGRVLDYVEKDDDDRKLCSLYLSIMDRMDVRLDEFGDSESRLAGL, encoded by the coding sequence ATGGCGCTGCCGTGGATGGAATCGATCCCTGTGTGGGGACGCGAAACCGTCGTCGGCAACGACCCGATCGCAGCGCCCAAACGGTTTGCAGCCCTGTTCATGGGCTGCGGAATCAACTCGGACCATTGGTGGGCCAAGGGCAGCGGCGAATCGATGGAACTGGGCAAGAGCCTCGAACCGATGGATTCGATCAAACACAAAATGAACTTCGTCACCGGCCTGTTCAATGAGAACGCCACTGGCGTTGGCATCCACCCCGGCCAGACCGGAAACATCCTGTCGGGTGCCTCGCTGAAGAAGGGATCGGAACTGCGTGGCGGGATCAGCATGGACCAGATGCTGGCCAACCATTTCCAAGAACAGACGGCGGTCCCCAGTTTGGTGTTGGGATGTGAACAGCCAACCACGGGCTATCACGAAACCAACTTTTCAATGGCCTACAGTTCGCACATTTCGTGGCAGAACGCGACTTCGCCGGTCCCGATGGAAGTCTATCCATCGCTGGCCTTCGACGCTCTGTTCGACAACCAAGGCAGCCGCCGCAACCAAAGCATCCTGGACCGCGTTGGCGAAGATGCTCGATCGCTAAGCCGTCAGATCAGCTCGGTCGACCGTGCGAAGCTAGACGAGTACCTCAACAGTGTTCGCGAAGTTGAAAGACGTGCCGCAGCGATGCGCGCCAGCCGCGACAAGGCTCAATCGCGAGCCAAGGATCATGGTGTCCCGATTGAAATGATGGCTCGCCCCGATGACGGGCTTCCCGAGGACATTCGCGATCACATGCAATTGATGTGTGACATCGTGGCGATTGGGTTCCAGACCGACAAATCACGAGTCGCCACACTGCTGTTGAACCGCGACCTATCGGGACTGTTCTATCCGTTCCTGGATGTCGCCAGCACGCACCACTCGGCGTCGCACAGTGACAAGTCGGACGAATACGAACGCATCTCGCGGTACTACTGCAGCCAATACGCCTACCTGGCCAAGAAACTCGATGCGATGTCCGAAGGCGACGGCACCGTCCTGGACCATTCCTGTTTGATGTTCATTTCGAACATGTGGAGCGGGAACGCTCACGATTCCAGCAAAGTCCCGCTGCTGTTGACCGGTGGATTGTCGGGATCGCTGGAAACCGGCCGTGTGCTGGACTACGTCGAAAAGGACGACGACGATCGCAAGCTGTGCAGTTTGTACCTGTCGATCATGGATCGCATGGATGTACGACTGGACGAGTTTGGCGATTCGGAATCACGCCTAGCCGGTCTGTAG